The following coding sequences are from one Acipenser ruthenus chromosome 7, fAciRut3.2 maternal haplotype, whole genome shotgun sequence window:
- the LOC117415012 gene encoding protein MCM10 homolog isoform X3, translated as MESDDDLDLLASLMEENEAAETGRLDGEEGAGDTDELDDLFDADDDGEEFDEGEGVSEQVEDINTLFGDVEDLEEEEPAKEMTKKRTFSEENQEKSKQDLEAELRRMQEQMETLQKQLAVTQQALTSPPQKTPPNKQKQQPDKSTPITLKTNESKKLQDSPCFSSQLNSSGLLKSKQRTAREPKHPTTETKTPHQKSMGASPLSQPLRSSNKPNTALRSPPAAAVQSGTRGPTPSSSRVSDQDVTVERFSGLRLRRPRVSSTEMELKMSDRKMIRLSQLPEKLAQEKLDESDWVTFGVVVNKYTPQSSSNGKTFSIWRLTDLRNLDVYVSLFLFGEVHKEHWKTDPGTVIGILNPNPMKPKEGSDGVCLSVDHPQKVLLMGEAQDFGTCRAKKKNGDPCTQIVNLNECQFCQYHVKAQYKKLSSKRSELQSSFSGKVPGKQKGKGGSLKQRLCHDGFYYGGVSSAACAASLSASVSKKPVQSTLSNLFVKGADSLAKEAQKKAMQSNGAPVCSDEFKNLMDVPTPGALNLRRHLTQASVGLNGKPVQTIQSISATQLLKQQKQQMLEARKKRSEDIQRRFLQNTGTPDCPVTPTPGRSALASPRAAAEFPKDKKTAATPLTPKLGRGFADGDDVLFFDGSPPPVPKPHLSAAKLAALKKLRAKGAGISKEDPNGVKRKRSDTSINDVSERVEKSLASPETKVETDETEPASKKRREQLEYLQSAEFQEILNAKSRHTGAVKEAEIEIQERYFEPLVNKEQMEDKMRNIRELKCRAVTCKTCKYTYFKPLDKCVTEKHDYHWHEAVKRFFKCKCGQRETSLDRLPQKHCSNCGLFKWERDGMLREKKGPKIGAELLLTRGEEQPKFLNSLQ; from the exons ATGGAAA GTGATGATGATTTGGATCTGCTGGCCTCCCTGATGGAGGAGAACGAGGCGGCGGAGACAGGAAGGCTCGACGGTGAGGAGGGAGCCGGGGACACAGACGAGCTGGATGATCTGTTTGATGCGGATGATGACGGGGAAGAGTTTGACGAGGGTGAGGGTGTCAGTGAGCAGGTAGAAGATATAAACACGTTGTTTGGCGACGTTGAGGATTTAGAGGAAGAAGAGCCAGCGAAAGAAATGACCAAAAAACGAACATTTTCAGAAGAAAACCAGGAAAAATCTAAACAGGACTTAGaag cTGAATTGAGAAGGATGCAGGAGCAAATGGAAACCTTACAGAAGCAGTTAGCTGTCACCCAGCAGGCCTTGACCAGCCCTCCACAGAAAACGCCCCCGaataagcagaaacagcaaccAG ataagTCTACACCCATCACCCTGAAGACAAATGAATCTAAAAAGCTTCAGGACTCCCCTTGTTTTTCTTCCCAGCTTAATAGCTCTGGCCTTTTGAAATCCAAGCAAAGAACAGCCCGTGAACCAAAGCATCCAACAACAG AGACCAAGACCCCCCATCAGAAGAGTATGGGTGCCAGCCCCTTGTCGCAGCCCCTGAGGAGCAGCAATAAACCCAACACTGCTCTTAGATCCcctccagcagcagcagtgcAGTCTGGCACACGGGGCCCTACACCCAGCAGCTCAAGAGTATCAGATCAGGACGTCACAGTGGAGAGGTTCTCAGGACTTAGGCTGAG GAGGCCCCGCGTGTCCTCCACTGAAATGGAGCTCAAGATGTCTGACCGCAAGATGATCCGTCTCTCCCAGCTGCCGGAGAAGCTGGCCCAGGAGAAACTGGACGAGAGTGACTGGGTCACCTTCGGGGTGGTTGTGAATAAATACACCCCTCAGAGCTCTAGCAAT GGTAAAACCTTCAGTATCTGGCGTCTCACTGACCTTCGTAACCTGGATGTGTATGTTTCCCTGTTCCTGTTTGGAGAAGTTCACAAAGAACACTGGAAAACAGACCCAGGGACTGTTATCGGCATCCTCAATCCAAACCCAATGAAACCAAAGGAGGGCTCGGATGGG GTCTGTTTGTCAGTGGATCACCCGCAGAAGGTCTTGCTCATGGGGGAGGCACAAGATTTTGGGACCTGCAGAGCGAAGAAGAAAAATGGAGATCCTTGTACTCAGATTGTGAACTTG AACGAGTGTCAATTCTGCCAGTACCATGTGAAAGCACAGTATAAAAAACTGAGTTCCAAGAGATCAGAGCTGCAGTCCAGTTTCTCGGGAAAAGTCCCTGGTAAGCAGAAAGGGAAGGGAGGCAGCCTGAAGCAGCGGCTCTGCCACGATGGCTTTTATTACGGAGGAGTTTCTTCAGCAGCGTGTGCAGCCTCGCT TTCCGCATCTGTTTCTAAGAAGCCGGTCCAGTCGACTTTGAGTAATTTATTTGTAAAAGGAGCGGACTCTCTTGCCAAAGAAGCGCAGAAAAAGG CAATGCAGTCGAATGGGGCACCAGTATGCTCAGATGAATTTAAGAACTTGATGGATGTGCCAACGCCAGGTGCACTGAACCTGAGAAGACATTTAACCCAAGCTTCAG TAGGTCTAAATGGAAAGCCAGTGCAAACTATCCAGTCTATATCAGCAACCCAACTattaaaacaacagaagcaacagATGTTGGAAGCAAGGAAGAAACGATCAGAAGATATTCAAAGAAG GTTCTTGCAGAACACAGGTACACCTGACTGCCCTGTAACACCCACCCCAGGGAGATCTGCACTCGCATCACCTAGAGCTGCTGCTGAATTCCCTAAAGACAAGAAGACCGCAGCGACGCCACTGACACCTAAACTAGGCAGGGGGTTTGCAGATGGAGACGATGTCTTGTTTTTTGATGGATCTCCACCACCAGTACCAAAGCCACATTTGTCTGCAGCCAAG CTTGCTGCTTTAAAGAAGTTGAGGGCAAAAGGAGCTGGGATATCAAAGGAAGATCCTAATGGTGTCAAAAGAAAAAGGTCGGACACAAGCATTAATGATGTATCAGAAAGAGTGGAAAAGAGCCTTGCATCTCCTGAGA CTAAAGTAGAAACAGATGAAACAGAGCCTGCTTCAAAGAAACGGCGAGAGCAGCTGGAGTATTTACAGTCAGCTGAATTTCAGGAAATTCTGAATGCCAAATCAAGACACACTGGAGCAGTGAAAGAG GCTGAGATAGAAATTCAGGAGAGGTACTTTGAGCCGTTGGTAAATAAAGAACAAATGGaagacaaaatgagaaatatCCGAGAGCTGAAATGCAGAGCTGTAACCTGTAAAACA tgtaaatacacatatTTCAAACCCTTGGATAAATGCGTTACTGAAAAACATGATTACCACTGGCATGAAGCAGTCAAGCGGTTCTTCAAATGTAAATGTGGGCAAAGAGAAACATCACTGGACAGGCTGCCCCAAAAACACTGCAG CAACTGTGGACTTTTCAAGTGGGAAAGGGATGGCATGTTAAGG gagaAGAAAGGGCCCAAAATTGGTGCAGAGCTGCTTTTgacaagaggagaggagcagccaAAATTCCTCAACAGTTTACAGTGA
- the LOC117415012 gene encoding protein MCM10 homolog isoform X1: MKISFVHRLCRYCIQQWKTLAVLLTGDDDLDLLASLMEENEAAETGRLDGEEGAGDTDELDDLFDADDDGEEFDEGEGVSEQVEDINTLFGDVEDLEEEEPAKEMTKKRTFSEENQEKSKQDLEAELRRMQEQMETLQKQLAVTQQALTSPPQKTPPNKQKQQPDKSTPITLKTNESKKLQDSPCFSSQLNSSGLLKSKQRTAREPKHPTTETKTPHQKSMGASPLSQPLRSSNKPNTALRSPPAAAVQSGTRGPTPSSSRVSDQDVTVERFSGLRLRRPRVSSTEMELKMSDRKMIRLSQLPEKLAQEKLDESDWVTFGVVVNKYTPQSSSNGKTFSIWRLTDLRNLDVYVSLFLFGEVHKEHWKTDPGTVIGILNPNPMKPKEGSDGVCLSVDHPQKVLLMGEAQDFGTCRAKKKNGDPCTQIVNLNECQFCQYHVKAQYKKLSSKRSELQSSFSGKVPGKQKGKGGSLKQRLCHDGFYYGGVSSAACAASLSASVSKKPVQSTLSNLFVKGADSLAKEAQKKAMQSNGAPVCSDEFKNLMDVPTPGALNLRRHLTQASVGLNGKPVQTIQSISATQLLKQQKQQMLEARKKRSEDIQRRFLQNTGTPDCPVTPTPGRSALASPRAAAEFPKDKKTAATPLTPKLGRGFADGDDVLFFDGSPPPVPKPHLSAAKLAALKKLRAKGAGISKEDPNGVKRKRSDTSINDVSERVEKSLASPETKVETDETEPASKKRREQLEYLQSAEFQEILNAKSRHTGAVKEAEIEIQERYFEPLVNKEQMEDKMRNIRELKCRAVTCKTCKYTYFKPLDKCVTEKHDYHWHEAVKRFFKCKCGQRETSLDRLPQKHCSNCGLFKWERDGMLREKKGPKIGAELLLTRGEEQPKFLNSLQ; encoded by the exons ATGAAA ATCTCCTTTGTGCATCGCCTCTGTCGATACTGCATTCAACAATGGAAA acctTGGCTGTCCTGCTGACAGGTGATGATGATTTGGATCTGCTGGCCTCCCTGATGGAGGAGAACGAGGCGGCGGAGACAGGAAGGCTCGACGGTGAGGAGGGAGCCGGGGACACAGACGAGCTGGATGATCTGTTTGATGCGGATGATGACGGGGAAGAGTTTGACGAGGGTGAGGGTGTCAGTGAGCAGGTAGAAGATATAAACACGTTGTTTGGCGACGTTGAGGATTTAGAGGAAGAAGAGCCAGCGAAAGAAATGACCAAAAAACGAACATTTTCAGAAGAAAACCAGGAAAAATCTAAACAGGACTTAGaag cTGAATTGAGAAGGATGCAGGAGCAAATGGAAACCTTACAGAAGCAGTTAGCTGTCACCCAGCAGGCCTTGACCAGCCCTCCACAGAAAACGCCCCCGaataagcagaaacagcaaccAG ataagTCTACACCCATCACCCTGAAGACAAATGAATCTAAAAAGCTTCAGGACTCCCCTTGTTTTTCTTCCCAGCTTAATAGCTCTGGCCTTTTGAAATCCAAGCAAAGAACAGCCCGTGAACCAAAGCATCCAACAACAG AGACCAAGACCCCCCATCAGAAGAGTATGGGTGCCAGCCCCTTGTCGCAGCCCCTGAGGAGCAGCAATAAACCCAACACTGCTCTTAGATCCcctccagcagcagcagtgcAGTCTGGCACACGGGGCCCTACACCCAGCAGCTCAAGAGTATCAGATCAGGACGTCACAGTGGAGAGGTTCTCAGGACTTAGGCTGAG GAGGCCCCGCGTGTCCTCCACTGAAATGGAGCTCAAGATGTCTGACCGCAAGATGATCCGTCTCTCCCAGCTGCCGGAGAAGCTGGCCCAGGAGAAACTGGACGAGAGTGACTGGGTCACCTTCGGGGTGGTTGTGAATAAATACACCCCTCAGAGCTCTAGCAAT GGTAAAACCTTCAGTATCTGGCGTCTCACTGACCTTCGTAACCTGGATGTGTATGTTTCCCTGTTCCTGTTTGGAGAAGTTCACAAAGAACACTGGAAAACAGACCCAGGGACTGTTATCGGCATCCTCAATCCAAACCCAATGAAACCAAAGGAGGGCTCGGATGGG GTCTGTTTGTCAGTGGATCACCCGCAGAAGGTCTTGCTCATGGGGGAGGCACAAGATTTTGGGACCTGCAGAGCGAAGAAGAAAAATGGAGATCCTTGTACTCAGATTGTGAACTTG AACGAGTGTCAATTCTGCCAGTACCATGTGAAAGCACAGTATAAAAAACTGAGTTCCAAGAGATCAGAGCTGCAGTCCAGTTTCTCGGGAAAAGTCCCTGGTAAGCAGAAAGGGAAGGGAGGCAGCCTGAAGCAGCGGCTCTGCCACGATGGCTTTTATTACGGAGGAGTTTCTTCAGCAGCGTGTGCAGCCTCGCT TTCCGCATCTGTTTCTAAGAAGCCGGTCCAGTCGACTTTGAGTAATTTATTTGTAAAAGGAGCGGACTCTCTTGCCAAAGAAGCGCAGAAAAAGG CAATGCAGTCGAATGGGGCACCAGTATGCTCAGATGAATTTAAGAACTTGATGGATGTGCCAACGCCAGGTGCACTGAACCTGAGAAGACATTTAACCCAAGCTTCAG TAGGTCTAAATGGAAAGCCAGTGCAAACTATCCAGTCTATATCAGCAACCCAACTattaaaacaacagaagcaacagATGTTGGAAGCAAGGAAGAAACGATCAGAAGATATTCAAAGAAG GTTCTTGCAGAACACAGGTACACCTGACTGCCCTGTAACACCCACCCCAGGGAGATCTGCACTCGCATCACCTAGAGCTGCTGCTGAATTCCCTAAAGACAAGAAGACCGCAGCGACGCCACTGACACCTAAACTAGGCAGGGGGTTTGCAGATGGAGACGATGTCTTGTTTTTTGATGGATCTCCACCACCAGTACCAAAGCCACATTTGTCTGCAGCCAAG CTTGCTGCTTTAAAGAAGTTGAGGGCAAAAGGAGCTGGGATATCAAAGGAAGATCCTAATGGTGTCAAAAGAAAAAGGTCGGACACAAGCATTAATGATGTATCAGAAAGAGTGGAAAAGAGCCTTGCATCTCCTGAGA CTAAAGTAGAAACAGATGAAACAGAGCCTGCTTCAAAGAAACGGCGAGAGCAGCTGGAGTATTTACAGTCAGCTGAATTTCAGGAAATTCTGAATGCCAAATCAAGACACACTGGAGCAGTGAAAGAG GCTGAGATAGAAATTCAGGAGAGGTACTTTGAGCCGTTGGTAAATAAAGAACAAATGGaagacaaaatgagaaatatCCGAGAGCTGAAATGCAGAGCTGTAACCTGTAAAACA tgtaaatacacatatTTCAAACCCTTGGATAAATGCGTTACTGAAAAACATGATTACCACTGGCATGAAGCAGTCAAGCGGTTCTTCAAATGTAAATGTGGGCAAAGAGAAACATCACTGGACAGGCTGCCCCAAAAACACTGCAG CAACTGTGGACTTTTCAAGTGGGAAAGGGATGGCATGTTAAGG gagaAGAAAGGGCCCAAAATTGGTGCAGAGCTGCTTTTgacaagaggagaggagcagccaAAATTCCTCAACAGTTTACAGTGA
- the LOC117415012 gene encoding protein MCM10 homolog isoform X4, translated as MEENEAAETGRLDGEEGAGDTDELDDLFDADDDGEEFDEGEGVSEQVEDINTLFGDVEDLEEEEPAKEMTKKRTFSEENQEKSKQDLEAELRRMQEQMETLQKQLAVTQQALTSPPQKTPPNKQKQQPDKSTPITLKTNESKKLQDSPCFSSQLNSSGLLKSKQRTAREPKHPTTETKTPHQKSMGASPLSQPLRSSNKPNTALRSPPAAAVQSGTRGPTPSSSRVSDQDVTVERFSGLRLRRPRVSSTEMELKMSDRKMIRLSQLPEKLAQEKLDESDWVTFGVVVNKYTPQSSSNGKTFSIWRLTDLRNLDVYVSLFLFGEVHKEHWKTDPGTVIGILNPNPMKPKEGSDGVCLSVDHPQKVLLMGEAQDFGTCRAKKKNGDPCTQIVNLNECQFCQYHVKAQYKKLSSKRSELQSSFSGKVPGKQKGKGGSLKQRLCHDGFYYGGVSSAACAASLSASVSKKPVQSTLSNLFVKGADSLAKEAQKKAMQSNGAPVCSDEFKNLMDVPTPGALNLRRHLTQASVGLNGKPVQTIQSISATQLLKQQKQQMLEARKKRSEDIQRRFLQNTGTPDCPVTPTPGRSALASPRAAAEFPKDKKTAATPLTPKLGRGFADGDDVLFFDGSPPPVPKPHLSAAKLAALKKLRAKGAGISKEDPNGVKRKRSDTSINDVSERVEKSLASPETKVETDETEPASKKRREQLEYLQSAEFQEILNAKSRHTGAVKEAEIEIQERYFEPLVNKEQMEDKMRNIRELKCRAVTCKTCKYTYFKPLDKCVTEKHDYHWHEAVKRFFKCKCGQRETSLDRLPQKHCSNCGLFKWERDGMLREKKGPKIGAELLLTRGEEQPKFLNSLQ; from the exons ATGGAGGAGAACGAGGCGGCGGAGACAGGAAGGCTCGACGGTGAGGAGGGAGCCGGGGACACAGACGAGCTGGATGATCTGTTTGATGCGGATGATGACGGGGAAGAGTTTGACGAGGGTGAGGGTGTCAGTGAGCAGGTAGAAGATATAAACACGTTGTTTGGCGACGTTGAGGATTTAGAGGAAGAAGAGCCAGCGAAAGAAATGACCAAAAAACGAACATTTTCAGAAGAAAACCAGGAAAAATCTAAACAGGACTTAGaag cTGAATTGAGAAGGATGCAGGAGCAAATGGAAACCTTACAGAAGCAGTTAGCTGTCACCCAGCAGGCCTTGACCAGCCCTCCACAGAAAACGCCCCCGaataagcagaaacagcaaccAG ataagTCTACACCCATCACCCTGAAGACAAATGAATCTAAAAAGCTTCAGGACTCCCCTTGTTTTTCTTCCCAGCTTAATAGCTCTGGCCTTTTGAAATCCAAGCAAAGAACAGCCCGTGAACCAAAGCATCCAACAACAG AGACCAAGACCCCCCATCAGAAGAGTATGGGTGCCAGCCCCTTGTCGCAGCCCCTGAGGAGCAGCAATAAACCCAACACTGCTCTTAGATCCcctccagcagcagcagtgcAGTCTGGCACACGGGGCCCTACACCCAGCAGCTCAAGAGTATCAGATCAGGACGTCACAGTGGAGAGGTTCTCAGGACTTAGGCTGAG GAGGCCCCGCGTGTCCTCCACTGAAATGGAGCTCAAGATGTCTGACCGCAAGATGATCCGTCTCTCCCAGCTGCCGGAGAAGCTGGCCCAGGAGAAACTGGACGAGAGTGACTGGGTCACCTTCGGGGTGGTTGTGAATAAATACACCCCTCAGAGCTCTAGCAAT GGTAAAACCTTCAGTATCTGGCGTCTCACTGACCTTCGTAACCTGGATGTGTATGTTTCCCTGTTCCTGTTTGGAGAAGTTCACAAAGAACACTGGAAAACAGACCCAGGGACTGTTATCGGCATCCTCAATCCAAACCCAATGAAACCAAAGGAGGGCTCGGATGGG GTCTGTTTGTCAGTGGATCACCCGCAGAAGGTCTTGCTCATGGGGGAGGCACAAGATTTTGGGACCTGCAGAGCGAAGAAGAAAAATGGAGATCCTTGTACTCAGATTGTGAACTTG AACGAGTGTCAATTCTGCCAGTACCATGTGAAAGCACAGTATAAAAAACTGAGTTCCAAGAGATCAGAGCTGCAGTCCAGTTTCTCGGGAAAAGTCCCTGGTAAGCAGAAAGGGAAGGGAGGCAGCCTGAAGCAGCGGCTCTGCCACGATGGCTTTTATTACGGAGGAGTTTCTTCAGCAGCGTGTGCAGCCTCGCT TTCCGCATCTGTTTCTAAGAAGCCGGTCCAGTCGACTTTGAGTAATTTATTTGTAAAAGGAGCGGACTCTCTTGCCAAAGAAGCGCAGAAAAAGG CAATGCAGTCGAATGGGGCACCAGTATGCTCAGATGAATTTAAGAACTTGATGGATGTGCCAACGCCAGGTGCACTGAACCTGAGAAGACATTTAACCCAAGCTTCAG TAGGTCTAAATGGAAAGCCAGTGCAAACTATCCAGTCTATATCAGCAACCCAACTattaaaacaacagaagcaacagATGTTGGAAGCAAGGAAGAAACGATCAGAAGATATTCAAAGAAG GTTCTTGCAGAACACAGGTACACCTGACTGCCCTGTAACACCCACCCCAGGGAGATCTGCACTCGCATCACCTAGAGCTGCTGCTGAATTCCCTAAAGACAAGAAGACCGCAGCGACGCCACTGACACCTAAACTAGGCAGGGGGTTTGCAGATGGAGACGATGTCTTGTTTTTTGATGGATCTCCACCACCAGTACCAAAGCCACATTTGTCTGCAGCCAAG CTTGCTGCTTTAAAGAAGTTGAGGGCAAAAGGAGCTGGGATATCAAAGGAAGATCCTAATGGTGTCAAAAGAAAAAGGTCGGACACAAGCATTAATGATGTATCAGAAAGAGTGGAAAAGAGCCTTGCATCTCCTGAGA CTAAAGTAGAAACAGATGAAACAGAGCCTGCTTCAAAGAAACGGCGAGAGCAGCTGGAGTATTTACAGTCAGCTGAATTTCAGGAAATTCTGAATGCCAAATCAAGACACACTGGAGCAGTGAAAGAG GCTGAGATAGAAATTCAGGAGAGGTACTTTGAGCCGTTGGTAAATAAAGAACAAATGGaagacaaaatgagaaatatCCGAGAGCTGAAATGCAGAGCTGTAACCTGTAAAACA tgtaaatacacatatTTCAAACCCTTGGATAAATGCGTTACTGAAAAACATGATTACCACTGGCATGAAGCAGTCAAGCGGTTCTTCAAATGTAAATGTGGGCAAAGAGAAACATCACTGGACAGGCTGCCCCAAAAACACTGCAG CAACTGTGGACTTTTCAAGTGGGAAAGGGATGGCATGTTAAGG gagaAGAAAGGGCCCAAAATTGGTGCAGAGCTGCTTTTgacaagaggagaggagcagccaAAATTCCTCAACAGTTTACAGTGA
- the LOC117415012 gene encoding protein MCM10 homolog isoform X2, with product MKISFVHRLCRYCIQQWKTLAVLLTGDDDLDLLASLMEENEAAETGRLDGEEGAGDTDELDDLFDADDDGEEFDEGEGVSEQVEDINTLFGDVEDLEEEEPAKEMTKKRTFSEENQEKSKQDLEAELRRMQEQMETLQKQLAVTQQALTSPPQKTPPNKQKQQPDKSTPITLKTNESKKLQDSPCFSSQLNSSGLLKSKQRTAREPKHPTTETKTPHQKSMGASPLSQPLRSSNKPNTALRSPPAAAVQSGTRGPTPSSSRVSDQDVTVERFSGLRLRRPRVSSTEMELKMSDRKMIRLSQLPEKLAQEKLDESDWVTFGVVVNKYTPQSSSNGKTFSIWRLTDLRNLDVYVSLFLFGEVHKEHWKTDPGTVIGILNPNPMKPKEGSDGVCLSVDHPQKVLLMGEAQDFGTCRAKKKNGDPCTQIVNLNECQFCQYHVKAQYKKLSSKRSELQSSFSGKVPGKQKGKGGSLKQRLCHDGFYYGGVSSAACAASLSASVSKKPVQSTLSNLFVKGADSLAKEAQKKAMQSNGAPVCSDEFKNLMDVPTPGALNLRRHLTQASGLNGKPVQTIQSISATQLLKQQKQQMLEARKKRSEDIQRRFLQNTGTPDCPVTPTPGRSALASPRAAAEFPKDKKTAATPLTPKLGRGFADGDDVLFFDGSPPPVPKPHLSAAKLAALKKLRAKGAGISKEDPNGVKRKRSDTSINDVSERVEKSLASPETKVETDETEPASKKRREQLEYLQSAEFQEILNAKSRHTGAVKEAEIEIQERYFEPLVNKEQMEDKMRNIRELKCRAVTCKTCKYTYFKPLDKCVTEKHDYHWHEAVKRFFKCKCGQRETSLDRLPQKHCSNCGLFKWERDGMLREKKGPKIGAELLLTRGEEQPKFLNSLQ from the exons ATGAAA ATCTCCTTTGTGCATCGCCTCTGTCGATACTGCATTCAACAATGGAAA acctTGGCTGTCCTGCTGACAGGTGATGATGATTTGGATCTGCTGGCCTCCCTGATGGAGGAGAACGAGGCGGCGGAGACAGGAAGGCTCGACGGTGAGGAGGGAGCCGGGGACACAGACGAGCTGGATGATCTGTTTGATGCGGATGATGACGGGGAAGAGTTTGACGAGGGTGAGGGTGTCAGTGAGCAGGTAGAAGATATAAACACGTTGTTTGGCGACGTTGAGGATTTAGAGGAAGAAGAGCCAGCGAAAGAAATGACCAAAAAACGAACATTTTCAGAAGAAAACCAGGAAAAATCTAAACAGGACTTAGaag cTGAATTGAGAAGGATGCAGGAGCAAATGGAAACCTTACAGAAGCAGTTAGCTGTCACCCAGCAGGCCTTGACCAGCCCTCCACAGAAAACGCCCCCGaataagcagaaacagcaaccAG ataagTCTACACCCATCACCCTGAAGACAAATGAATCTAAAAAGCTTCAGGACTCCCCTTGTTTTTCTTCCCAGCTTAATAGCTCTGGCCTTTTGAAATCCAAGCAAAGAACAGCCCGTGAACCAAAGCATCCAACAACAG AGACCAAGACCCCCCATCAGAAGAGTATGGGTGCCAGCCCCTTGTCGCAGCCCCTGAGGAGCAGCAATAAACCCAACACTGCTCTTAGATCCcctccagcagcagcagtgcAGTCTGGCACACGGGGCCCTACACCCAGCAGCTCAAGAGTATCAGATCAGGACGTCACAGTGGAGAGGTTCTCAGGACTTAGGCTGAG GAGGCCCCGCGTGTCCTCCACTGAAATGGAGCTCAAGATGTCTGACCGCAAGATGATCCGTCTCTCCCAGCTGCCGGAGAAGCTGGCCCAGGAGAAACTGGACGAGAGTGACTGGGTCACCTTCGGGGTGGTTGTGAATAAATACACCCCTCAGAGCTCTAGCAAT GGTAAAACCTTCAGTATCTGGCGTCTCACTGACCTTCGTAACCTGGATGTGTATGTTTCCCTGTTCCTGTTTGGAGAAGTTCACAAAGAACACTGGAAAACAGACCCAGGGACTGTTATCGGCATCCTCAATCCAAACCCAATGAAACCAAAGGAGGGCTCGGATGGG GTCTGTTTGTCAGTGGATCACCCGCAGAAGGTCTTGCTCATGGGGGAGGCACAAGATTTTGGGACCTGCAGAGCGAAGAAGAAAAATGGAGATCCTTGTACTCAGATTGTGAACTTG AACGAGTGTCAATTCTGCCAGTACCATGTGAAAGCACAGTATAAAAAACTGAGTTCCAAGAGATCAGAGCTGCAGTCCAGTTTCTCGGGAAAAGTCCCTGGTAAGCAGAAAGGGAAGGGAGGCAGCCTGAAGCAGCGGCTCTGCCACGATGGCTTTTATTACGGAGGAGTTTCTTCAGCAGCGTGTGCAGCCTCGCT TTCCGCATCTGTTTCTAAGAAGCCGGTCCAGTCGACTTTGAGTAATTTATTTGTAAAAGGAGCGGACTCTCTTGCCAAAGAAGCGCAGAAAAAGG CAATGCAGTCGAATGGGGCACCAGTATGCTCAGATGAATTTAAGAACTTGATGGATGTGCCAACGCCAGGTGCACTGAACCTGAGAAGACATTTAACCCAAGCTTCAG GTCTAAATGGAAAGCCAGTGCAAACTATCCAGTCTATATCAGCAACCCAACTattaaaacaacagaagcaacagATGTTGGAAGCAAGGAAGAAACGATCAGAAGATATTCAAAGAAG GTTCTTGCAGAACACAGGTACACCTGACTGCCCTGTAACACCCACCCCAGGGAGATCTGCACTCGCATCACCTAGAGCTGCTGCTGAATTCCCTAAAGACAAGAAGACCGCAGCGACGCCACTGACACCTAAACTAGGCAGGGGGTTTGCAGATGGAGACGATGTCTTGTTTTTTGATGGATCTCCACCACCAGTACCAAAGCCACATTTGTCTGCAGCCAAG CTTGCTGCTTTAAAGAAGTTGAGGGCAAAAGGAGCTGGGATATCAAAGGAAGATCCTAATGGTGTCAAAAGAAAAAGGTCGGACACAAGCATTAATGATGTATCAGAAAGAGTGGAAAAGAGCCTTGCATCTCCTGAGA CTAAAGTAGAAACAGATGAAACAGAGCCTGCTTCAAAGAAACGGCGAGAGCAGCTGGAGTATTTACAGTCAGCTGAATTTCAGGAAATTCTGAATGCCAAATCAAGACACACTGGAGCAGTGAAAGAG GCTGAGATAGAAATTCAGGAGAGGTACTTTGAGCCGTTGGTAAATAAAGAACAAATGGaagacaaaatgagaaatatCCGAGAGCTGAAATGCAGAGCTGTAACCTGTAAAACA tgtaaatacacatatTTCAAACCCTTGGATAAATGCGTTACTGAAAAACATGATTACCACTGGCATGAAGCAGTCAAGCGGTTCTTCAAATGTAAATGTGGGCAAAGAGAAACATCACTGGACAGGCTGCCCCAAAAACACTGCAG CAACTGTGGACTTTTCAAGTGGGAAAGGGATGGCATGTTAAGG gagaAGAAAGGGCCCAAAATTGGTGCAGAGCTGCTTTTgacaagaggagaggagcagccaAAATTCCTCAACAGTTTACAGTGA